A single window of Xiphophorus hellerii strain 12219 chromosome 12, Xiphophorus_hellerii-4.1, whole genome shotgun sequence DNA harbors:
- the atxn2 gene encoding ataxin-2 isoform X8 codes for MSMKAGGNRGKPGGGNAAGAAASGAGGSGGGRQNLGRGRHSGKGPAAVIFNGVYANMRMVHVLTSVVGTKCELKVKNGAVYEGVFKTYGPECDLVLDAAHRKSPEPSFGPRKEDIVESIIFKASDVVVVTFKDVDPNFARKVSSDTDNFTDAAVSGRINGEHKEKDLEPWDGGDTHNSDSLESLDTDVSNGWDPNDMFKYNEEKYGVLSTYDSSLSTYTVPLERDDSEEFLKREARAAQLAEEIEASATYKARVALENDERTEEEKYTAVVRGERETPTLSRENKYIPPGQRNREAMSWGAGRQNSPRLGQSSAGASASRPGPHDYSPNTGPDQRVVNGGPPRMSPKSQRTPRAHRVPPSRISSVSTAVDLGSHNPPGDVSATPPARSNSSGGTWSSVVSGAHRPRSPRQNNVGRASPGSSSLSSPQTGMAPIETVTTVTSASSPTAASPAPNMVASPSGDGKECRVQETRQSSPSANNENIKSLDNSPSVSRPVCKGPPSMAPDHRKQIDNLKKFSVDFRLQSSSSPDPAFDQMTKPVRDSSDKPKDLSLDKAAAAGRDGAEDGAAGLTAGGSGAAPASSASKPGSPAAPSPSSLEQKRGGQDVTSQGVQTTAMSTLSGPKHEEKEEKKEAVQDQVRKSTLNPNANEFKPRFNTQPKPANTPTPPRPQGQPSPSIVVQQPPAVYGCFPQMYPLTPVSPGVQKSIIWKSPAVYQVQMPHMAVSQSKPYRPGKVPNMPQQRSDQHHPPGTPTMMHPATAAGPPIVAPNPAYSAQYFTCSPQQFTSQPLVQQMTHYQSQAQHVFSPVMQSTARMMGPPTHGQPSLVSSSTTQYPEQTHTMYVSPGPMPQQYPHPSATLHPHPQHPQPSATPTGQPQQGGPPQHGGPPSHPAASPVQHPQHQQAAAAAAAAQALHLSNAPPQQQIYSALAQTPPSMTPNPQSPQASFPSAQQTVYIHPPVQHGYNPNHMAHVQQAHMQSGIVPSHHPAPTHAPMMLMATQGPPGGPQPQMPQAALNPIPVSSTTHFSYLAHAQVQPHHQQQL; via the exons ATGTCAATGAAGGCCGGTGGAAATCGAGGCAAGCCCGGCGGGGGCAACGCAGCTGGTGCGGCCGCCTCCGGTGCTGGAGGAAGCGGCGGGGGAAGACAGAATCTGGGCAG ggGAAGACACAGTGGCAAAGGCCCTGCAGCA GTTATTTTCAATGGTGTATATGCAAATATGAGGATGGTCCATGTCTTGACTTCAGTGGTA GGGACCAAGTGTGAGCTGAAAGTAAAAAATGGAGCTGTATATGAAGGAGTATTCAAGACATACGGTCCTGAG TGCGACCTGGTGTTGGATGCAGCCCACAGAAAGAGCCCAGAGCCGAGTTTTGGCCCCAGGAAAGAAGATATAGTAGAGAGCATAATTTTTAAGGCTTCCGATGTTGTAGTGGTGACATTCAAAGACGTGGACCCGAATTTCGCCAGAAAAG TCTCTTCTGACACAG acaACTTCACAGATGCAGCAGTGAGCGGTCGAATTAATGGTGAACATAAGGAGAAAGATCTGGAGCCGTGGGACGGAGGAGACACTCACAACTCTGACAGCCTCGAGTCCCTGGACACGGATGTG TCAAACGGATGGGACCCAAACGACATGTTCAAGTACAATGAGGAGAAGTATGGAGTGTTGTCTACATATGACAGCAGCCTGTCCACATATAC GGTCCCCTTGGAGCGTGACGACTCGGAGGAGTTTCTGAAGAGGGAAGCTCGTGCCGCCCAGCTGGCAGAGGAGATAGAGGCCAGCGCCACATATAAAGCTCGGGTGGCCCTCGAAAACGACGAGCGCACAGAGGAGGAGAAATACACGGCTGTGGTGCGAGGGGAGAGGGAGACTCCCACGCTCAGCAG AGAGAACAAGTACATTCCTCCGGGTCAGAGGAACAGGGAAGCAATGTCATGGGGTGCAGGACGGCAGAATTCACCTCGACTGGGTCAGAGCTCAGCAGGAGCCTCAGCTTCTCGACCAGGACCTCATGACTACAGTCCCAACACTGGCCCGGACCAGAGGGTGGTGAACGGAG GTCCTCCGAGGATGTCTCCTAAATCCCAGCGAACGCCTCGTGCTCACAGAGTGCCGCCGTCGCGGATCAGCTCGGTCTCCACCGCAGTGGACTTGGGTTCCCACAATCCACCTGGAGACGTTTCGGCAACGCCTCCAGCCAGGAGTAACTCCTCTGGAGGAACCTGGTCTTCAGTGGTCAGTGGAG CTCACAGACCTAGATCCCCGCGACAGAACAATGTGGGCCGCGCCTCCCCCGGCTCTTCCTCACTCTCCTCGCCCCAGACAGGAATGGCTCCTATAGAAACTGTTACGACGGTGACGTCAGCTTCCTCTCCTACTGCTGCTAGCCCCGCCCCCAACATGGTTGCCTCTCCATCAGGGGATG GTAAAGAATGTCGTGTCCAGGAGACGAGACAGTCATCTCCCTCAGCAAATAATGAGAACATTAAGTCTTTGGATAACTCCCCTAGCGTCTCAAGACCAGTCTGTAAAG GACCTCCTTCTATGGCCCCCGATCACCGAAAACAAATagataatttaaagaaatttagTGTAGATTTTAGA TTGCAGTCCAGTTCCAGTCCAGACCCTGCCTTTGACCAGATGACCAAGCCAGTCAGAGACTCATCAGACAAGCCTAAAGATCTTTCCCTGGACAAGGCCGCCGCAGCGGGTCGAGACGGCGCAGAGGACGGCGCCGCAGGGCTGACTGCTGGCGGCTCCGGAGCCGCACCTGCGTCATCTGCCAGTAAACCCGGCAGCCCTGCAGCGCCGTCTCCATCTTCCTTAGAGCAGAAGAGAGGAGGGCAGGATGTGACATCACAAGGAGTTCAGACGACCGCCATGTCCACTCTGAGTGGACCCAAACAtgaagagaaggaggagaagaaggaggcGGTACAAGA tcaAGTAAGAAAATCAACCCTGAACCCAAATGCTAACGAATTCAAACCCAGGTTTAATACACAG ccTAAGCCAGCCAACACCCCGACGCCTCCTCGGCCTCAGGGTCAGCCCAGCCCCTCCATCGTGGTTCAGCAGCCGCCGGCGGTCTACGGCTGCTTCCCTCAGATGTATCCGCTGACACCAGTCAGCCCCGGCGTTCAG AAAAGCATAATATGGAAG TCTCCAGCTGTGTACCAGGTCCAAATGCCTCACATGGCAGTGAGCCAGTCGAAACCTTACAGACCAGGTAAAG TACCCAACATGCCCCAGCAGAGGTCTGACCAGCACCACCCGCCCGGAACGCCCACCATGATGCACCCGGCAACCGCAGCAGGACCGCCTATCGTAGCACCGAACCCCGCGTACTCAGCGCAGTACTTCACCTGCAGCCCGCAGCAGTTCACCAGCCAGCCGCTCGTTCAGCAGATGACACACTACCAGTCACAG GCGCAGCACGTGTTCAGTCCAGTCATGCAGAGCACCGCCAGGATGATGGGCCCTCCTACGCACGGTCAGCCCAGCCTTGTCTCTTCTTCTACTACGCAGTACCCAGAGCAGACACACACTATGTATG TGTCTCCAGGGCCGATGCCTCAGCAGTACCCTCACCCCAGTGCCACCCTGCACCCTCACCCGCAGCACCCGCAGCCCTCTGCCACCCCTACAGGCCAACCCCAGCAGGGCGGCCCTCCACAGCACGGGGGCCCGCCGAGCCACCCTGCAGCCAGCCCGGTCCAGCATCCTCAGCACCAGCAGGCAGCAGCAG cagcggcagcagcgcAGGCCCTGCATCTGTCCAACGCGCCGCCCCAGCAGCAGATCTACTCAGCCTTGGCCCAGACGCCCCCCTCCATGACGCCCAACCCTCAGTCCCCCCAGGCGTCGTTCCCCTCCGCCCAGCAGACCGTCTACATCCACCCTCCGGTGCAGCATGGCTACAACCCCAACCACATGGCCCACGTGCAGCAG GCCCATATGCAGTCCGGTATTGTGCCATCTCACCATCCAGCCCCCACCCACGCTCCAATGATGCTGATGGCCACACAGGGTCCCCCAGGGGGGCCCCAGCCACAGATGCCCCAGGCGGCCCTGAACCCCATCCCGGTGTCCTCTACTACACATTTCTCCTACTTGGCGCATGCACAAG TGCAGCctcatcatcagcagcagctgtag